The following are from one region of the Platichthys flesus chromosome 2, fPlaFle2.1, whole genome shotgun sequence genome:
- the srsf3a gene encoding serine/arginine-rich splicing factor 3a, translating into MGDPALTRDCPLDCKVYVGNLGNNGNKTELERAFGYYGPLRSVWVARNPPGFAFVEFEDPRDAADACRELDGRNMCGCKVRVELSTGEKRSRSRGPPPSWGSGGGSGGRRPRDDARRRSPPVRRRSPKRRSLSRSRSRSVSRDRRRFRSLSRDKNRKHSRSISRSRSNSVSNDRK; encoded by the exons ATGGGAG ATCCTGCTCTAACCAGAGACTGTCCCCTTGACTGCAAGGTTTATGTTGGAAATCTGGGAAACAATGGAAACAAGACCGAATTAGAAAGGGCTTTTGGTTACTATGGTCCTTTAAGAAGTGTTTGGGTCGCCAGGAATCCGCCAGGTTTTGCTTTTGTAGAGTTTGAAGATCCCAGAGATGCAGCTGATGCGTGTAGAGAACTGGATGGAAG AAACATGTGTGGCTGTAAAGTACGCGTCGAGTTGTCCACTGGGGAAAAGCGCTCTAGGAGCCGTGGCCCTCCTCCATCctggggtagtggtggtggtagtggtggtaGACGCCCCCGTGATGATGCAAGACGACGTAGCCCTCCAGTCAGACGCAG ATCCCCGAAGAGGAGGAGCCTCAGCCGGAGTCGCAGCAG GTCTGTTTCAAGAGACAGACGTAGATTCCGTTCTCTTTCCAGAGACAAGAATCGTAAGCACTCACGATCCATCTCACGGTCAAGGAG CAATTCCGTGTCTAACGACAGGAAATGA